A stretch of DNA from Gaiellales bacterium:
GCCGTCCCGCCGATGAGGACGTTGAAACCTGGATCGCGAGGCCGCCCCATCGAAACGCCCACACACGCTTCGGAGCTGTCACCCGATCGGCCGCTCAGCGATGCGCGGGCCGACGCGCTCGGCCATGCCAATTTTGCGGCACATCTCGCCTCGGTGATCACGGCGCTCGCGCCGAAGGAGGGCCTCGTGATCGGCCTCTACGGCGACGCCGGGTCCGGTCGCACCACCGCCCTCAACCTGACCCGCCTGGCGCTGCGCGAGCACGCCGGCTCCAAGCTGACGGTGGTCGACTGGAACCCGTGGCTGCTGAGCGGCGGCGACGACCTCGAGCAGCGCTTCGTCCACCTGCTGGCAAACGCCGCGCTCTCGTCGGGCAGCGAGCAGCCGCCCGACCCCAGCCAGACCGCCGCGCTGCGCGCGCGGGTCGCCTCCGCGCTCGGGTCAGGCGACAAGCGCGTCGTCGTGCTGGTCGATGACGTCGACCGCCTTGCCGGCGACCGTCGCGAGGAGTTCTTCCGGCTGCTCGCGTCGGTGGCCGCCGTGCCCAACCTCGTCTTCCTGCTCGCGCTCGAGCGGGGGGTCGCCGACGCGGCCGCGCTCCAGAAGGCCGTCCAGCTCGAGATCGACCTGCCGCTGCCCGATCGCTCGTCGCTGCAGCAGCTATTCATCGACCGTATGGAGCCGATGCTGGCCGGCGCGCGCGAGGGCGGGCTCGTCCACGCGGAGTACTGGATCGACATCTGTGCGAACGGCATCGACCCGTTCCTGCGCACGCCGCGCGACGTTGTCCGACTGGTGAACGCAGTCACGGCGACGTACACCGCAGTCCAGGGTGAGGTCAACCCGATCGACTTCACCGCACTCGAGACGCTGCGCCTCTTCTCACCCGTCGCCTACGACGCGGTGCGGCGGCGCCCGGACGGCTTCCTGCTCCCGCCCAGCGCGCGGCGCGACGAGGATGGGTCGCTCGCTGCCACCAAGCGCTACCACGAGCGCTGGATGGACCAGCTCGACGACGACGAGCAGAACCGGGCGACGAGCCTGCTGCTCCGCCTGTTTCCGCGGCTGGGCGACGTGCTCGGCGCCCGCGTGCTGGCGACCATGCCGGAGGAGTCGTGGCGGCCGCTGCTGCTCGTGGCCAGCGAGGACGTGTTCCCGGTGTACTTCCAGCTCGCGATCCCGAGCGGCGGCATCTCGAACGCCGACCTGCAGTCGAAGCTCGAGAGCTTCGGCGACACGAACCAGTTCGCGGCGACGCTGCTCGAGCTCGCGCGCGACTCGAGCCCGGATGCCTCCCAGCGGCTCGAGGCGTTCCTGGGCCGGCTCGAGAACCACATCGGCGAGAGCGGGTCGCGCGAGGAGCTCGAGGCATCGATGCGGGCCCTCTTCCAGGCGGCCGACGATCTCCTGCGGCGCGAGGAGAGTGGCCGCGGCGACATCGACATCGTCCAGAGCCTGCGGCGCATCGTGCGGCGGCTGCTGGTCGTGGTCGAGGGCGACGAGCGCGTCAAGCTGCTCGAGGAGGGATTCGGCACCGGGGCGTCGATCGCGACGATCACCGACATCGTGATCATGCTCGGACAGCAG
This window harbors:
- a CDS encoding P-loop NTPase fold protein — translated: MRTLKPGSRGRPIETPTHASELSPDRPLSDARADALGHANFAAHLASVITALAPKEGLVIGLYGDAGSGRTTALNLTRLALREHAGSKLTVVDWNPWLLSGGDDLEQRFVHLLANAALSSGSEQPPDPSQTAALRARVASALGSGDKRVVVLVDDVDRLAGDRREEFFRLLASVAAVPNLVFLLALERGVADAAALQKAVQLEIDLPLPDRSSLQQLFIDRMEPMLAGAREGGLVHAEYWIDICANGIDPFLRTPRDVVRLVNAVTATYTAVQGEVNPIDFTALETLRLFSPVAYDAVRRRPDGFLLPPSARRDEDGSLAATKRYHERWMDQLDDDEQNRATSLLLRLFPRLGDVLGARVLATMPEESWRPLLLVASEDVFPVYFQLAIPSGGISNADLQSKLESFGDTNQFAATLLELARDSSPDASQRLEAFLGRLENHIGESGSREELEASMRALFQAADDLLRREESGRGDIDIVQSLRRIVRRLLVVVEGDERVKLLEEGFGTGASIATITDIVIMLGQQHGKYGGEWKEGAETLVTLSQLAQIENMALTAVRDAAEDGSLLGAPKMVDAIGCWATWNRGECRAWVGRVIGDDEGLVAFLQPFMRSAGQPSASARGPRVENRLDHRRLRPFLEPGGIVERVRDLAERPERSEQERQLMRRFVLDHELLQQATSAEYAEGEQSTQSDSYAA